In Mycetocola spongiae, the genomic stretch CGGCCGCTCCGATTCCGCGCAGCCAGCTCTCCAGATAGCGCAGGGCCACCGAAACATTGCCGCGCACCCCGGCATCGCTCACGGCCCGGTCGATGCCCGCCATATTAAGCAGGTCGGGAGCGCTTATCCGCACATCCTCGCGCAGCACCTCCAGCTGATTGGGCCGGGAGCCCAGCACCCGCGTGAACTCCTCCTCGGCGATCGGCACCAGATCGGGATGGGCCACCCAGGTGCCGTCAAATCCCGCCTCCGCCTCGCGGCGCTTATCCTCGCGCACCCGTTCGAAGGCCCGCTCGGTGACCTCGGGATCGCGCCGATTGGGGATAAACGCGCTCATCCCCCCGATCGCATGCGCCCCGCGGCGGTGGCATGTGGCCACCAGCAGATCGGTATAGGCCCGCATAAACGGCACCGTCATGGTGATCTTCTCGCGGTCGGGGAGGAGGAACTCGCCACCGCGGGAGCGGAAGGTCTTGATCAGGCTGAAGATATAGTCCCAGCGCCCGGCGTTAAGGCCCGCGCAGTGCTCGCGCAGCTCATAAAGAATCTCCTCCATCTCGAAGGCGGCGGTGATGGTTTCGATCAGGACGGTGGCCCGGATGATGCCATGGGGCAGGCCCAGCGCATTCTCCGAGAAGGTGAAGATATCGTCCCAGAGCCGCGCCTCCAGATGGTTTTCGATCTTCGGGAGATAAAAATAGGGCCCGCGGCCGCCGTCGATCAGGGCCCGCGCATTATGGAATAGGTAGAGCCCAAAATCCCAGAGCGAGGCGGAGGCGGAGGATTCGATGCCCGCCCGGTCGGTGAAGAGTACGTGCTTTTCCACGAGGTGCCAGCCGCGCGGACGCAGGATGATCGTGGGGGTATTCTCCCCCACCCGATATTCCTTGCCCTCGGGGCTGGTGAAGTCGATCCTGCCGCGGATTGCATCGTGGAGCGAAACCTGCCCGCCCATTATGTTTTCCCAGGTGGGGCTCGTGGCGTCCTCCAGATCGGCGAGCCAGCCGCGCGCCCCGGAGTTCAGGGCGTTAATGGTCATCTTGCGATCGGTGGGGCCGGTGATCTCCACGCGCCGGTCCTCGAGCCCGGGCCCCGCCCCGGCCACCCGCCAGCGCGGATCCTCGCGGACCGCCGCGGTCTCGGGCAGGAAGCGCAGGTTGCGGCCATTGGCCACGGCCTCGCGGGCTCCCATTCTTGCGCGCAGCCGCTCGTGGCGGCGACCGGCAAAATGATCGTGCAGCCGGGCCACAAAATCCAGTGCGTCATCGCCGAGGATCCGGTTGAAGTCCTCGGTGCGCTCACCGAGGACGGTGATGCGGGTATAAGCGGTCATGATCGGAGCCTTTCGGTGAGTTAGAACTGTTCGGATTCGGTGGAGCCCACAAGGGCCAGGGTGACGCTTTCGGGGTTGAGTGCCGTGGCGATGCGATCAAAATAGCCGGTGCCCACCTCGCGCTGATGCCGGGTGGCGGTATAGCCATCGGCCTCGGAGGCAAACTCGGCCTCCTGGAGTTCCACATAGGCGCTCATTTGGCGCTCGTGATAGCCGCGGGAGAGCGTATACATGGAGTGGTTCAGCGAGTGGAAACCGGCCAGGGTGATGAACTGGAACGCATAGCCCATCGCGGCCAGTTCGCGCTGGAAACTCGCGATCTGGGTATCGTCGAGATGGCTCTTCCAGTTGAAGGAGGGCGAGCAGTTATAGGCGAGCTTTTTCCCCGGGAACTCGGCATGGATGCTCTCGGCAAAGCGCCGCGCGAGCTCCAGATCGGGCTCGGCCGATTCCACCCAGAGCAGATCGGCATAGGGGGCATAGGCGTGGCCTCGGGCGAGGACGGTATTAATGCCGGGGGTGGTCTCATAAAAGCCCTCGGCCGTGCGCCCGCCACTCAGGAACGGCCGATCGCGCGCATCCACATCGCTGGTGATCAGATTGGCCGCGAGTGAATCGGTGCGGGCGATGATGATGCTGGGCACCCCGGCCGCATCGGCGGCGAGGCGTGCGGCGTTGAGCGTACGGATATGCTGCGCGGTGGGCACCAAAACCTTGCCCCCCATATGTCCACATTTTTTCTCGCTCGCGAGCTGATCCTCCCAGTGCACCCCGGCCGCGCCGGCCGCGATCATCGAGGACATCAGCTCATAGGCGTTGAGCGGCCCCCCAAATCCGGCCTCGGCATCGGCCACGATCGGGGCGAGCCACTCGCGTGCGGTGCTGCCCTCGGCGGTATCGATCTGATCGGCCCGCAGCAGCGCGTTATTAATGCGGCGCACCACCTGCGGCACGGAATTGGCCGGATAGAGGCTCTGATCGGGATAGGTCTGCCCCGAGAGGTTGGCATCGGCGGCCACCTGCCAGCCGGAGAGATAGATGGCCTCCAGCCCGGCTCGCACCTGCTGCACCGCCTGGTTGCCGGTCAGGGCGCCGAGGGCGTGTACCCAGGAGCCGTCCGTGCGGTTGATGAGGTTCCATAGGTTTTCCGCGCCGCGACGGGCGAGCGTGTGTTCCTCGCCCACGGTGCCGCGCAGGGCTACCACGTCCTCCGCCGAATAATCGCGGCGGATTCCGTTCCAGCGGGCCTCGGTTTTCCAGGCGGTCTCAAGCTGCTCTGCGGTCTGGTTTTGGTCTCCGGGACGGGTATTCATGGGGAGCTCCTTTGCTTGACTGATGGGGTGTTCTGTGTCCACTCTCCGCCCGGGAGGGCCGCGGTGACCCCACCATCTCGCTAAAACTTGGCGGGTTATTCTGGCCCTCAGATTTTCTGCAGTGGCGCGATACGCCCGTGATCCGGCGGCGGGCGGCGGCCTCCCCGAAATCGCGGGCGGCACCCCGGGTGGCGGCGGCGCGGCCGGAAAACCCGCGGGAGGCCGCACCCCGGATCCCGCCCACACTCACAGAAAAAAACAGCTATTTCTATTTCGCGCAAGAACTCGCAATGTCACACTGGGGGAAGTCACCCGCGCCCGCCGCGCCGGGACGAGGATGGAGCCATGTACGATCCCCTGATCATCGGCCACCGCGTGCGCCAGCTCCGCCTCGACCGCGGGCTCACGGTGGCCGAGCTGGGCACCCGCATCGGCCGCGCAGCCTCGCAGGTTTCGGTGATCGAAAATGGCCGCCGCGATCTGCGGCTCGCGGAGATCCAACGCCTCGCGCAAGCGCTCGAGGTGGAGCCCGCCGAGCTGCTCAGTCCCGAGGCCCCCAGCCCCCGCGCCGCGCTTGAGATCGCCCTCGAGCGCGCCCAGCGCGGGCCGCTCTATTCCTCACTGGGCCTCCCCCCGCTTCCCGCGCGCAAAACCCTCAGCGATGAGGCGATCAGCACCATCCTCGGGCTGCACGACGCACTCACCACCGTCTATACCGAGCGTGCCGCGACCCCCGAGGAGGCCCGCCGGGCCAATACCGAGCTGCGCCGCACGATGCGCGCGCGCTCAAATCACTATCCCGAGCTGGAGGAGGTGGCCGCGGGTCTGCTGCGCGCAATCGGCCACGACGGGGGCCCACTCACCCAGCGCAGCACCACCGACCTCGCCGGCCACCTCGGCTTCAGCCTGCATACGGTTAACGACCTGCCCTCCTCCACCCGCTCGGTCACCGACCTGGCCAATGGCCGCCTCTATGTCTCCCCCGCGCTCTCCCCCGATGCCGATCCGCGCTCGGTCATCCTGCAGGCCCTCGCCGCGCACGTCCTGCACCACCGCGAGCCGCATAATTACGATGACTTCCTGCGCCAGCGGGTCGAGGCCAATTACCTGGCCGGGGCGCTCCTGATTCCCGAGCCCGGGGCCGTGGAGTTTCTGGGCGCGGCCCGGGAGGCCCGCGCCCTCTCCATCGAGGATCTGCGCGATGCATTTGCGGTGAGCTATGAAACCGCCGCGCATCGCTTCACCAATCTGGCCAGCACCCACCTGGACATCCCGGTGCACTTCCTGAAGGTGCACTCCAGCGGCGTGGTCCATAAGGCCTATGAAAACGATGCCGTGCAGTTTCCCACCGATGCGCTGGGCGCGGTGGAGGGACAGATAGTATGCCGCAGGTGGAGCGCCCGCCAGGTATTTGGGGCCGAGGATCGCTTCAGCCCCTATTATCAGTACACCGATAAACCCGCGGGCACCTACTGGTGCACCTCGCAGATTCAGGCCACCTCGCAGGGCCAGTTTTCCATCAGCGTGGGCACCGATTTTGCGCATTCGCGCTGGTTTCGGGGGCGCGAGACCGAGGTGCGCTTTGCCTCGCGCTGTCCCGATCCGCAGTGCTGCCGCACCCCGCCCGCGGAGCTCGCCCAAAAATGGGAAAATAACGCCTTTCCGAGTGCGCGCCTAAACTCCTCGCTGCTGGCCACGATGCCCACCGAGATGTTCTCGGGCGTGGACCGGCCCGAGGTGGTGGCGTTTTTGGAACGCCACGATCCGCGCGAAACTGCGCCGGATTCCCCATAGCCTCCGCAAAACACCGCGGGCGTTTAGCCCCCGAGGGGAGCCAAACGCCCGCGGCATTTCCGGGGTGATGCGGCCTAGGCCTCGGCCACCGGGGACCCCTCGGTCACGGTAATCGCGCCGGTCGCGGGGGCCGCACCGTCGTCGATTGCACCCGAGAACTGGGTCATATACAGATCGTAATAGGCACCCTTGGCCTCAAGCAGCTGGGCGTGTGAGCCCTGCTCCACGATGCGGCCCGCCTCCATCACCAGGATGGTATTGGCATCGCGGATCGTGGACAGGCGGTGCGCGATCACAAACGAGGTGCGGTCGTGACGCAGCGCCGCCATGGCCTGCTGTACCAGCAGCTCCGTGCGGGTATCCACCGAGGAGGTGGCCTCGTCCAGGATCAGCAGAGACGGCTGCGCGAGGAAGGCCCGCGCAATCGTGATCAGCTGCTTCTCGCCGGCCGAAACATTACCGCCCTCGTTATCGATCACGGTGTCATAGCCATCGGGCAGCTGGCGCACAAAGCGGTCCACAAAGGTGGCCTGCGCGGCCGCGATGATCTCCTCCTCCGTGGCGTCCAGGCGTCCATAGCGAATATTCTCGCGAATGCTGCCCTCAAAGAGCCAGGCATCCTGCAACACCATGCCCACCTTGGAACGCAGATCGTGCCGCGAGACCCGGGTGATATCGGTGCCGTCCACGAGGATGCGACCCGATTGCAGCTCATAAAAGCGCATCACGAGGTTCACCAGCGTGGTTTTACCCGCACCCGTGGGCCCCACGATGGCGATGGTATGCCCGGGCTGGGCCTCAAAGGAGAGGTCCTCGATCAGCGGGTTCTCCGGGTTATAGGAGAACGTGACGTTTTCGAATTCCACGTGTCCATCGGCGCGGGCGGGCAGCTCGGCGGTGGCGATATCCGGGGTCTGCTCCTCGGCATCCAGCAGCTCAAACGTGCGCTCGGCGCTGGCCACACCCGATTGCAGCATATTGGCCATGCCGGCAATCTGGCTCAGCGGCTGCGTGAACTCACGCGAGTACTGGATAAACGCCACGGCGTCTCCCAGGCTCATCTGCCCGGTGGCGACCCGCAGGCCACCCACCACCGCGATGCCCACATAGGACAGATAGGAGACAAACTGCATCGCCGGCATGATCATGCCTGAGACAAACTGGGCACCAAACGAGGCCTTATAGAGCTCCGTATTGCGCTCGTCGAAGGTCTCCATCATGTCCTTCTGGCGACCAAAAACGGTGACCAGGTCGTGACCGGAGAAGGACTCCTCGATCTGGCCGTTCAGCCGCCCGGTGTTTTTCCACTGGGCCGCAAAAAGCTTCTGGGAGCGCACACCGATCACGCCGGCCACGATGGCCGAGAGCGGGAGTGCCACCAGGGCGATCAGGGCAAGCTGCCAGGACACGATGAACATCATGATCACGATGCCCACCACGGTCAGGGCCGCCTGGATCAGCTGGGCAAACGCCTGTTGCAGGGCGTTTTGGATATTATCCACATCGTTGGTGACGCGGGAGAGCAGATCGCCGCGCTGCCGGGTATCAAAATAGTTCAGCGGCAGCTTATTCAGCTTGGCTTCCACATCGCGGCGCAGCTTAAACACCGAGCTCATCACGAGCTTATTGAGGATATAGCCCTGGGCCCACATGAAGATGGACGCCACCAGATACATCAGCAATACGAGGAAGATGATGCGGCTCAGGCTCGCAAAATCGATGCCCTCACCGGGAACGATATTGAGCTTTTCGAGCTGCGCGGCACGGTCGTTTTCGCCCGCTGCACGCAGCCCGGCGATGACCGCCTCCTTGCTCTGCCCGGCGGGCAGGAGCTTGGAGATCACGCCGGTATTGATGACGTCAAATGCCATACCTAGAATCTTCGGGGCGATCACGCTGAGCACCACCGAGATCACCACCATGCCCACCACGATGCTCACGCCGAGGCGCTGCGTGGAGAGCAGGCCCATCAGGCGCTTGGCGGAGGGCCAAAAATGCTTGGCCTTTTTGGGCGGCGCACCGCCTCCGAACATATCGTCGCTTCCGCCGGCGGTGAGCTCACGCTCGTCAAATTCCTCCTCGATAATGGTTTCCACTACCGGATCCTGGGGTTTTTTAGCCATGGTTATGCCACCTCCTCAACGCTCAGCTGCGAATGAACGATCTCGCGATAGGTCTCATTGCTTTCCAGGAGCTCCTCATGGGTACCTCGACCCACGATCGCGCCATCGTCCATGACGATGATCTGGTCGGCATCGGTGATGGTGGACACCCGCTGCGCCACGATGATCACGGTGGCCCCGCGGGTCTCGGGCTTCAGCGCCGCCCGCAGGCGGGCATCGGTGGCCACATCCAGCGCGGAGAACGAGTCGTCAAAAAGATAAACGGCGGGCTTGACCACGAGTGCCCGGGCGATACACAGCCGCTGGCGCTGACCGCCCGAGACATTGGTGCCGCCCTGGGAAATCGGGGTTTCCAGGCCCTCCTCCTTGGCGCGCACAAAATCGGCGCCCTGGGCCACGGTGAGCGCATGCCATACCTCGTCATCGCTCGCCTCGGCCTTGCCAAAGCGCAGGTTGCTGGCCACGGTACCCGAGAACAGGAACGGGCGCTGCGGCACGATTGATACCCGCTCGGAGAGCTGGGCGCGGGAGTGCTCCCGCACGGGCACGCCGTCGATCAGGACCTCGCCCGCGCTGGTGTCATAGAGCCGCGGGATGAGGTTCAGCAGGGTGGTTTTACCGGAACCGGTGGATCCGATAATGGCGGTGGTCTGCCCGGGCTCGGCGGTGAAGCTCAGGCCCGAGAGCACGGGCTTTTCCGCGCCCGGATAGCCGAAGCTCACATCGCGGAACTCCACCACGCCGCGGGTCTCGGGAAGCTCGCGCTCCCGCTCGGCATCGTGCATTCCGGGCTCCACGTCCAGGACCTCGCCGATGCGCTCGGCACAGACCACGGCGCGCGGAATCATCATGACCATAAACGTGCCCATCATGACCGCGGCGAGAATCTGCAGCAGATACTGCAGGAAGGCTGTGAGGGAACCCACCTCGATATTGCCCGCGTCCACGCGGTGCCCACCGAACCACAGCACCGCGGCGGTGGCCACGTGCAGGATCATGCCAATCAGCGGGAACATCAGGACAAACAGGGCACCCACCTTGAGGGATACCTGGGTGATGGCCTGGTTGGCATCGCCGAAGCGCTCGGTCTCGAAGCGCTCGCGCACAAACGCACGCACCACGCGGATACCGATGATCTGCTCGCGCAGCACGCCGTTGATGTTGTCGATCTTTTCCTGCATCGAGCGGAACAGGGGCATGAGGCGAACAACCAGCAGGCCCACCACGGCGATCAGGACCGGCACCGAGACCCAGACCAGCCAGGACAGGCCGGCGTCCTCGCGCAGCGCCATGATGATGCCGCCGATGCACATGATCGGGGTGGATACCATGAAGTTCAGCGTCATCAGCAGGAGCATCTGCACCTGCTGGACGTCGTTGGTACCGCGGGTGATCAGCGTGGGGGCACCAAAGGTGCCCATCTCCTGGGCGCTAAACTCGCCGACCTGGGAGAAGACGCCGCGCCGCAGATCGCGGCCCACGGCCATGGCCGTCTTGGCGCCAAAATAAACGCCACCGATCGCGGCCACCACCTGCACGAGGCATACGGCCAGCATCAGGGCGCCGGTATTCCAGATGAAGTTGGTATCACCCTGGGCCACGCCGCGATCGATGATCTGGGCGTTCAGGCTGGGCAGGTAGAGCGCGGCTATGGTAGCCACGAGTTGAAGAACGACAACGGCAATAATCCACGCCTTATAGGGGCGCGAGTATTGCAGGAGGAGTCGCAAGAGCATGTAATAACCATCCTGGTTTGGTTCAGGCAACGTATGAATCCATGGGCGCAACTCCCACGGGGGTGTTTATCGTAGCGCGGGCCGCCGACGCGGAACATCCCCCTCGGGGCTGATCTTTGGGGGCCACGGGGCGAAAGCCTACCCCCGTTCGGGAGCGATGGTATGCCCGGCTCCGATATCGCACGCTTTCGGGCGGGATGCCGGTCCCGCCCGGGGCCCCCGGATGGGGCCGTCGAGGGGGTACTGTGTGTTCATGCGATTAGGTGTGCTTGACGTCGGTTCCAATACCGTTCATCTGTTGGTGGTGGACGCGCATCCGGGCGCGGGCCCGGTTCCCACCACGGATCATAAATCGGTATTGCGCCTGATGCGTTATATCCAGGCCGATGGGTCGATCAGCGAGATCGGCGTGCGCGCCCTGATCGAGGCCGTGCGCACGGGGGCCGAGGTGGCCGCCGCCCAGAATATTGATCACCTGCTGCCGATGGCCACCTCCGCGATCCGCGAGGCGAGCAACGGCGAGGCCGTCTTGGAGCGCATCGCCACCGAGACCGGGATCACCCTTCAGGTGCTCAGCGGCGAGGAGGAGGCCCGGCTCACCTTCCTCGCGATCCGGCGCTGGTACGGCTGGTCCGCGGGCAATATTTTGGTCTTTGATATCGGCGGCGGCTCGCTGGAAATCAGCCAGGGCAGCGATGAATATCCCGATGTGGCCGTGAGCCTCCCGCTCGGCGCGGGACGCACCACCGTATCCTTCCTGCACGATGATCCCCCCACCGAGGAGCAGACACTGGGCCTTGCCGAGCATGCCCACTCCGTGATCTCCTCCGTGCTTCCACTTTTTGCCGGGCAGCCGGTCCCGGATCATATCGTGGGTTCCTCCAAGACCATCCGCTCGCTCGCGAAACTCGCGGGACGCACCAGCGAGGGAATCGGCGCGGATGATCGCACCCACCTGAGCCTCAAAAAGCTCTCCGGCTGGGTGCCGCGCGTGGCCCAGATTCCCGCCTCGGCCCGGCACGCCCTCCCCGGCATCACCGAGGACCGGGCGTTTCAGATCGCCGCGGGCGGCATCGTGCTGCGCGAGGCGATGACCGTGCTCCAGGCGCCGCGCCTCGAGGTCTCCCCCTGGGCGCTGCGCGAGGGCGTCATCATGCGCTATCTGGATCAGCTCGACTAGGAGGCGTGGGATTCGATAAACGCGCGCAGCTCGTTCACCTCAAGCGGGGACCCCGAATAGGCCTCGCCGTTCACGAGGATCGTGGGCACCGACTTCAGCGGGCTGCCGGTGCCGGGCAGCGGCTGGGTGCGCGCGAGTTCCGCCTGGGCCTCGGCCCAGGGCAGATAGGTGCCCGCCTGCACGCAGGAGCGCACGCCGTCCATATCGAGTACCCCGGCGTTCTCCGCAAACGTGAGCATCTCCGATACCGGAATATCGCGCATATTATCGGGGTCCTGGGCGTGGAACATCGCGTTATGGAAGGCCGGGAAGGCCGTAACATCCGCATCGGCCACGCAGCCGGCCACGGCCACGCCATTGCGCGAGAGCGAATCGGCCCCGCCGAGGATCGCCACCGGGTGATAGCGCAGCGAGATGGCATCATCCGCTACCGCCCGATCCAGATAATCGGACACGGCAATATCCATCGCGGCACACCAGTGGCAGGCATAATCGGCGTAGATCTCCACATCGGGCACACCCGCGGCGCCGGGCTCCGCCCCCACCCGCATTTCCACGGGGGCGGCGGGCGCGGCACCCGCGGGGCTCGCGGCCGGTTCCGGGGTGGACGCGCCACAGCCGGAGAGGCCCAGGGCCAGGGCCGCCGCGGCAAGAAGAACTCCCCCGCGACGCAGCTGGCGGGCAATATGTGGGGTACGGGCGGGGCTCATGGTCATGATGATGGATTCTCCCTGGACCGGAGGCCGGGATCGCGGCGCTCCGGAATGCTGTGTGCCTCTCGCGCGAAATCGGCCGATGCCGCGCACGGCCGAGACCCCGTGGCCTGACCGATCGGCCCAACCCCGGCGGCCCGGTGCCTGCCGCACGCCCAGCCTAACAAGCCTTTTCCGGGAGATACCCGGGCTGGCGGAAGGGGAATCACGGACGGACGCGGCCGCCGCGGCTCAGGCCGCGGCGGGCTCCAGGCGGCGCGCACGCAGCGAGACCACCGCGGCCTGGGCGAGTAATACCGGGCCAAAATAGAGCGTCAGGGTGGCCATACCCAGCCCCGGGGTGATCAGCGCATCCATGAGCAGGTGCTGGGCGATACCCACGATCCAGAGCGCGGCGGTGAGCCAGGTGCCGCGAATATAGAGCCGGTCCTCGCGCGGGAAAAAATTAATCGTCCGGGCACGCACCGTGGCGAGGCCCATACCGATCAGCAGGCTCAGCGCCAGCAGGGCAAAATCGACCGCGTTCAGGGGGTGCGTCTGCAGGAACGGCAGGGCCTGGAATATCCCGCCCACGATCAGCGCGATGCCGATCATTGAGCGCCGCCGCAGCGAGCGCAGGGGCCGCAACCGCAGCTGGTTGGTCAGGAGCCAGGCCAGAATCAAAATGCTGAGAATACCGCTAATCAGGGTTGTAGAAGTCATGTCTTTAGGATCGCCCCGGACCCGGGTGGTGCACATCGGCCGGCGGGGTGGAGAAAAGGGTGGAGATCGCCGATCACGCCTAGACTGGGCCTCATCACTCGCGCGAAAGGACCACGATGCCCGGCACCCTCCTCCTCGGCGGCAACGGAATGCTCGGGCGCGCAATCGCCCGGGCACTGCTCACCGAGGGCCACGCGGTGACAGCCCTCGCCCGCGGGGACAGCGGGGAGTTTCCGGAGGGTGTGGAGCCGCTGCGGATCAACCGCAGCGATCCCCGCGCCTATGACCGCGTGGCGCGCCACGACTGGGACGCCGTGATCGAGCTGGCGCTGGAGCCCGCGCTGGTGGCCGGTGCGCTCGCCGCGCTCGCGCCGCGCGCCCGGCACTGGACGTTTATCTCCAGCGTGTCCGTCTACGCCGAGAACTCCACCCCGGGAGCCACCGAGCTCGCGCGCATCGTGGCCGCCGATCCGGCGGGAGACTATGCCGCCCGGAAGGCACACGGCGAGGCGCTGACCCGGGCGGCGCTCGGGGAGCGGGCGCTGATAGCCCGCCCCGGACTGATCGCGGGCGGGGAGGATCCCTCGGATCGTTTTGGCTACTGGGTGGGAAGATTTGCGCTGGCCGGGGCCGGTCCCGTGCTCATCCCCGATACCGCCGGGCGTTTTGCGCAGGCGATCGACGCGGAGGACCTCGCGGGCTGGGTGGCCCGCTCGGGGCGGCGCGGCACCACGGGAATCATCAACGCCGTGGGCCATGCGCTTCCGCTGGCCGATTTTTTGATGCTCGCGCGGGCGGTCGCGGGCCATAGCGGCCCCGTGATCACCGTTTCCGATGAGCGGCTGCTCGCGGAGGGTATCGGCTATTGGGCCGGTCCGCGCTCGCTGCCGCTCTGGCTTCCGCGCGCGGATGCCGGATTTTCGCTGCGCAGCAATACCCGGTTTCGGCGCTCCGAGGGCACCCTGCGCCCCGTGAGCGATACCCTGCGGGGTGCCCTCGTGGGCGAGCTGCGGCGCGGGCTGGACCGGGCCCCGCGCCGGGCCGGGCTCACCCGCGCCGAGGAGCTGGCGCTGCTGCCCGGGGTGGAACCGCGGGCCTAGGCCACCGCGGGTTCCTCATCGCGGTTAATGCCGTGTACATGGCCGGTATTGCCATCGCTCCAATAGCCGATCGCGTTATGGCTATCGCGGGACATTCCGCGCTCGCGCCGCAGGTGTTTGCGGATCGCGCGGCTCGCGGAGGCCTCGCAGGCGACCCAGGCGTAAATATCGCCCTCGGGGAACTCCGGGAGCGCGGCCACGGCCTCCGCCAGGGCGCTGGGTGAGGTGCCCAGGCCCGAGCCGTAGAGCCAGGTATATTCCACATCGCCCTGGGTGACCAGGGTTTGGCGATCCTCGGGGGTCTGCACCTCAATGATTGCATGCGCGCGCTCCCCCGGCGCCAGGCCCTCAACGATGCGGCCTAGCCCGGGCAGGCCGGTGGCATCGGCCACAAGCAGCTGCCAGTCGCGGACCTGCTCGCGGCGATAGTGCGCCCGCGCGGGACCCTCGGCAAATAGGCCGAGGATATGACCGGGCTCGGCGCGCGAGGCCCAGTCGGAGGCGAGGCCACCCTCGTGCACCACAAAATCGATAAAGACCAGGCGGCCCTCGTTTTCCACGCGGCGCACCGTATAGTGCCGCCACGGCGGCTCGGTGCCGCCCAGCACGCCCTCGCCGTAGCCCTCCTGGTTAAAGTAGGCCACATCGGCGATGGTCTCGCCCGGAACGGGGAATGCCACGTCCACGCGCTCGTCGCCCCAACCATCGGTATTCCAGGTCCAGCCGCCGATCGGCTCCATGCCAATGCGGATCATATGTGGCGTGATGGTTTCCACGGAGACGACGCGGGCGGACTCACAAAAGGACATGACTACTCCAGAACTCGGGGCGCAAAAGAATAGGTAAGCCTATGCTCACCACTCTTCGAGAATAGCGGGGTGATAATCCGCCCGTCGGTCAGATGCTGTTGCGCACCGGACAGCGCTGCCCGTATCGCCGCGGGGCGCGCGCGGCTAGGCTGGGGTCATGACCGAGACTTTCGCCAATGAGACCGGGCGCGGGCGCTATACCCTGCACACCGGGGGCGTATTGGCCGCCACCCTCGCCTATACGGTGCGCGAGAATACGGTGTTTTTTACGTATAGTTTCACCGATCCGGCCTATCGGGGCCGCGGCCTCGCGGCCCGGCTGGTGGAGTTTGCCACCGCGGATGTGGCCGCGGATCCCGCCCGCCGGATCGTGCCCACGTGCGGTTATGTGCGCGGCTGGTTTGCCGAACATCCCGAGCACGCAGGGCTCCTGGCCGAGGCCTAGGGGCCCTCGGGGAGTGGGATGCCGCGCAGCTGCGCGAGCTCCCGCGAGGCCAGTTCGCCGGCATCACCGGGGAGGCATCCGGTCTGCGCCTCGATGCGCACGGGGCTTGCCTCTCCCTCGGCCGTGAGCCGGATCCGCGCGCCGTCCTCGGCCGTGGCGCTCACGCTGATATGCCCGGCGGCGAAGCTTGTGCGCACCACCCGCAGCCCGCGTTCCTTCAGCAGCGACACCACGCGATCGGCCGCCTCGGCGGTGCCACCACCGGGGGCCTGCGCCA encodes the following:
- a CDS encoding ABC transporter ATP-binding protein — translated: MLLRLLLQYSRPYKAWIIAVVVLQLVATIAALYLPSLNAQIIDRGVAQGDTNFIWNTGALMLAVCLVQVVAAIGGVYFGAKTAMAVGRDLRRGVFSQVGEFSAQEMGTFGAPTLITRGTNDVQQVQMLLLMTLNFMVSTPIMCIGGIIMALREDAGLSWLVWVSVPVLIAVVGLLVVRLMPLFRSMQEKIDNINGVLREQIIGIRVVRAFVRERFETERFGDANQAITQVSLKVGALFVLMFPLIGMILHVATAAVLWFGGHRVDAGNIEVGSLTAFLQYLLQILAAVMMGTFMVMMIPRAVVCAERIGEVLDVEPGMHDAERERELPETRGVVEFRDVSFGYPGAEKPVLSGLSFTAEPGQTTAIIGSTGSGKTTLLNLIPRLYDTSAGEVLIDGVPVREHSRAQLSERVSIVPQRPFLFSGTVASNLRFGKAEASDDEVWHALTVAQGADFVRAKEEGLETPISQGGTNVSGGQRQRLCIARALVVKPAVYLFDDSFSALDVATDARLRAALKPETRGATVIIVAQRVSTITDADQIIVMDDGAIVGRGTHEELLESNETYREIVHSQLSVEEVA
- a CDS encoding Ppx/GppA phosphatase family protein, coding for MRLGVLDVGSNTVHLLVVDAHPGAGPVPTTDHKSVLRLMRYIQADGSISEIGVRALIEAVRTGAEVAAAQNIDHLLPMATSAIREASNGEAVLERIATETGITLQVLSGEEEARLTFLAIRRWYGWSAGNILVFDIGGGSLEISQGSDEYPDVAVSLPLGAGRTTVSFLHDDPPTEEQTLGLAEHAHSVISSVLPLFAGQPVPDHIVGSSKTIRSLAKLAGRTSEGIGADDRTHLSLKKLSGWVPRVAQIPASARHALPGITEDRAFQIAAGGIVLREAMTVLQAPRLEVSPWALREGVIMRYLDQLD
- a CDS encoding DsbA family protein; this encodes MTMSPARTPHIARQLRRGGVLLAAAALALGLSGCGASTPEPAASPAGAAPAAPVEMRVGAEPGAAGVPDVEIYADYACHWCAAMDIAVSDYLDRAVADDAISLRYHPVAILGGADSLSRNGVAVAGCVADADVTAFPAFHNAMFHAQDPDNMRDIPVSEMLTFAENAGVLDMDGVRSCVQAGTYLPWAEAQAELARTQPLPGTGSPLKSVPTILVNGEAYSGSPLEVNELRAFIESHAS
- a CDS encoding NAD-dependent epimerase/dehydratase family protein; amino-acid sequence: MPGTLLLGGNGMLGRAIARALLTEGHAVTALARGDSGEFPEGVEPLRINRSDPRAYDRVARHDWDAVIELALEPALVAGALAALAPRARHWTFISSVSVYAENSTPGATELARIVAADPAGDYAARKAHGEALTRAALGERALIARPGLIAGGEDPSDRFGYWVGRFALAGAGPVLIPDTAGRFAQAIDAEDLAGWVARSGRRGTTGIINAVGHALPLADFLMLARAVAGHSGPVITVSDERLLAEGIGYWAGPRSLPLWLPRADAGFSLRSNTRFRRSEGTLRPVSDTLRGALVGELRRGLDRAPRRAGLTRAEELALLPGVEPRA
- a CDS encoding siderophore-interacting protein — its product is MSFCESARVVSVETITPHMIRIGMEPIGGWTWNTDGWGDERVDVAFPVPGETIADVAYFNQEGYGEGVLGGTEPPWRHYTVRRVENEGRLVFIDFVVHEGGLASDWASRAEPGHILGLFAEGPARAHYRREQVRDWQLLVADATGLPGLGRIVEGLAPGERAHAIIEVQTPEDRQTLVTQGDVEYTWLYGSGLGTSPSALAEAVAALPEFPEGDIYAWVACEASASRAIRKHLRRERGMSRDSHNAIGYWSDGNTGHVHGINRDEEPAVA
- a CDS encoding GNAT family N-acetyltransferase; this translates as MTETFANETGRGRYTLHTGGVLAATLAYTVRENTVFFTYSFTDPAYRGRGLAARLVEFATADVAADPARRIVPTCGYVRGWFAEHPEHAGLLAEA